From a single Spongiibacter taiwanensis genomic region:
- the aroK gene encoding shikimate kinase AroK, protein MGAGKSTIGKLLAESLNRDFRDADREIEERSGVDIPWIFDMEGEAGFREREAAMLAELADASNVVVSTGGGAVLKEENRKLMLAKGTVIYLKTSVEEQVRRTARDRKRPLLRQGNPEQTLRNLMAQREPLYEEVADVVVLTDLRSPKSVVQELCQRLQEEDPILSS, encoded by the coding sequence ATGGGCGCTGGAAAAAGTACAATTGGTAAGTTGCTGGCGGAGTCCCTTAATCGGGACTTCCGGGACGCGGATCGGGAGATCGAAGAGCGCAGCGGCGTTGATATCCCGTGGATCTTCGATATGGAAGGCGAGGCTGGCTTCCGGGAGCGCGAGGCAGCGATGCTTGCCGAATTGGCCGATGCGAGCAATGTGGTGGTCTCAACCGGCGGCGGTGCGGTGCTCAAAGAAGAGAACCGCAAGTTGATGCTGGCGAAGGGCACGGTAATTTATCTGAAGACCTCCGTCGAGGAGCAGGTGCGTCGCACTGCCAGAGATCGCAAACGGCCCTTGCTCCGGCAGGGAAATCCGGAGCAAACGCTGCGCAATCTGATGGCCCAGCGTGAACCTCTGTATGAGGAGGTGGCCGATGTCGTGGTGCTAACGGATCTGCGCAGCCCCAAGTCGGTGGTTCAGGAATTGTGTCAGCGCCTGCAGGAAGAAGACCCCATTCTCTCCAGTTGA
- the aroB gene encoding 3-dehydroquinate synthase — MKQLQVALAERSYPIFIGRDLLGRSELWREYIRGSQVCIVTNETIAPLYLAQLRSKLSGLSVVEVILPDGEQFKSLATLNQVFDALLAANQNRKTTLIALGGGVVGDMCGFAAACYQRGVNFIQMPTTLLSMVDSSVGGKTGVNHPLGKNMIGAFHQPQCVVADLSLLDSLPPREYSAGVAEVIKYGLICDAEFFDWLEANIDKLMARDSEVLAEAVYRSCHDKALVVAEDETEQDRRAILNLGHTYGHAIETAEGYGNWLHGEAVAAGMVLAVALSVKLGWLEPVLLERTRSLLAKAALPLDPPDDMNVDQFLQLMGRDKKVIDGRIRLVLLKALGEAVVTSEAPVALIKEGLLEAGVRA, encoded by the coding sequence ATGAAGCAGCTGCAAGTTGCGCTAGCCGAGCGCAGTTATCCTATTTTTATTGGGCGTGATTTGCTCGGGCGCAGTGAACTGTGGCGCGAATACATTCGTGGCAGTCAGGTGTGCATTGTCACCAATGAAACCATTGCACCGCTTTATTTAGCGCAGCTTCGGTCCAAGTTGTCGGGGCTGTCGGTCGTAGAGGTGATTCTCCCCGATGGGGAGCAGTTTAAATCCCTGGCCACCCTCAATCAGGTTTTTGATGCGCTGTTGGCGGCAAACCAAAATCGGAAAACCACCCTGATTGCCCTCGGCGGCGGTGTGGTTGGCGATATGTGTGGCTTTGCGGCGGCCTGCTATCAGCGCGGGGTGAATTTTATTCAGATGCCTACCACCTTGCTGTCGATGGTGGACTCGTCAGTGGGTGGCAAAACCGGGGTTAACCACCCGCTCGGTAAGAATATGATTGGCGCCTTTCACCAGCCCCAGTGTGTGGTGGCGGACTTGAGCCTGCTCGATAGCCTGCCTCCTCGAGAGTACTCGGCAGGAGTGGCAGAAGTGATTAAATACGGGTTGATCTGCGACGCCGAGTTTTTCGACTGGCTTGAGGCCAATATCGACAAGCTCATGGCCCGAGACAGTGAGGTATTGGCGGAGGCGGTTTACCGCTCCTGCCACGATAAGGCGCTCGTGGTTGCCGAGGACGAAACCGAGCAGGATCGACGTGCCATTCTCAATCTCGGGCATACCTATGGCCACGCCATTGAGACGGCGGAGGGTTACGGCAACTGGCTTCACGGCGAGGCAGTGGCGGCGGGAATGGTGCTGGCAGTGGCGCTGTCGGTGAAGCTCGGTTGGCTGGAGCCGGTCTTGCTGGAGCGCACGCGCAGTCTCCTGGCCAAAGCAGCGCTGCCGCTGGATCCGCCTGATGACATGAATGTGGATCAGTTTTTGCAGTTGATGGGGCGGGACAAGAAAGTGATTGATGGCCGTATCCGCCTGGTACTGCTCAAGGCGCTGGGTGAGGCTGTGGTGACCAGCGAGGCGCCAGTGGCGCTAATCAAGGAAGGCTTGCTGGAGGCCGGTGTCAGAGCCTGA